ACAATTCACTAATGAATTGGGATGGTGCATTGTTGTTAAATTTAGTTCTGTATTTGTGTAGAAGATGATTTGTGCAGAACGTCGTATTGGAGCCGTTGTCCAGGAAAGCATAGGTAGTTACACATTTGTTTCCCCGTGCCCTGACCCTAACTGGGACAGCTAAACTAATCTTTGGTCCCTTGGATTTAGCAGCCATGTTCGTGGTGGTGGTGGTTGGTTCGTTTTGGTTTGTAGAATCTACAATCGTTGAGAGTGTGTTTGATGCCGCTATGGTTTTCGACTCGGCTTTTGATTCGGCCGGTGATGGCAATTCGACTGTAGACGGAACATCTTTTCTAAACTCAGGTTTTGGAGAATGGATAAAGGTAGAGTGCTTCTCAGGGCAGATCTTACAAAAGCTTCCTTTAGGACATGCGCTAGCAAAATGTCCGATGACAGTTTCTGCAGATGTGTTTCTTTTGAATAAACTTCAGTCTGCTTTCTACGGACTTCTTCATAAACTGTTCACACCTCGATAACCAATGTGTTTCAGAAGATAAAATACACTTAAGTTGTTGTTGTTTGGAATCGCTATTCACTGCATAGTTAATTTTCTTAGAATTTGTTGGTTTTCTGTCTTTACTATAATTCTTCTCTTGTCCTCCAATAGCAGTAGCTCTGGCCTTTGCAGTGACAACCTCAGATATGTCCTGAATGTTGACGTCATGGTTATCCTTTTGGATGATGTTGTCTATTTCGTCACGCCATGATACTCGTAACCGATGCTGTAGTCTATCGATAAGTTTCTTTAAATTGTCTAGAGACTCAAGTTTAGCTAAACAGCCTAACTCTTTTAAAGTGTTAACACAGCTTGTCAGGTTGATGGCAAGTTTCTGAAGACCTTCTCCATCATCAGACCTGATAATAGGTCCGCTGACTAGGCGTGTTATATAGGCAGTTGCAATGATGTATGGTTTCCCATATCGCTTTTCAAGGAGACGCATAGCTTCTTTAAATCCGTCTTTCATTATGAGGAAACTTCTCATTAGCTCTTGAACATCACCTTTGGTATATTGAATCAAGTAGTGCAGTTTAGTGTCGCCAACCTTCTTTTTAACGAGGTGTTGCATGAATAAATTcgcaattattattgttatgttaACTTATGCGCGGTAGATTTTACTAAAGCCTTTGATCGTAGATCATACtataattgttaacaaattAATAGATATTGGAGTGAGATCATCCATAATACATATTATCTGCAGCTTTCTTACTAATAGAGGCATTAATACCATAGTGGGTATAAGAAAGATCACATGCGGTGTGCCCAAAAGCACTAAATTGGGCCCAGTTTTATTTCTGgtcctatttttattttttattttttttatttttatttttatgtctttaggcaatgtggccattAATTAGAAATCCTAATTAATGATGCCAGTCTGAGAAGAAAATAGAAGTATGTGGATGATCTCACTCTAGGTaaagttgtaaaaaaaaacgATTATCTCTATTTACAGGTCTCTCTGGATGATTTGGATGACTGGTGTGTAAAGCTAATAATATGTTGCCAAAACCGTCACATGCCATGCCGTTGCCATGCATGTCACAGACATAGTTTCTAAGGCATCTCGAAAGATGTTTGCTTTATTTGTGATGAGGAGGTCTAGTGCATCTGTGGTGACCTGATCAAGATGTTCTGTTGTTATATTAGACCAATTCTCGAGTATGCATACCCTGTGTGGCATGGcgcaattaattaaaaattagcaTATAAAATTGAAGCTgttaaaaacaaggccaacagccattaagtcgcgtgctacaatgcatagtgataccggaccgacagacagaccgacagacagaccgaccgaccaacctaccaactgaccgaaattactgaacatgtttaaaaatgttgaaatgtttaaaaacatttatatttttttaatttacacgagCGCACTTTGGACGTGCTCGtaaaacgtaatttcgagttgaaaagtaagtcaagaaaacagaaatcgggcaaaaagagtgcgtaataacatttaacgcgcagtgcgcgcgcaaaaatctgcgcactcatggcaattttgtaaacgcttaaaattgcctgaaacgtactcttatttcatcgaaaataaattttgaaaattttaagcgcgcgtacgcatgcgttacatgcgctacgcacgtaattgtattgccatatgatgatttatgccctgaaatttatgagtaccaaattttatttaattgtgattcatggttgtgaagatatgattacaaacgtgatttcgttaaatcgtgcgtagaccgcgtaattttttattgcgcaccgtgaaaacataaccacatcgattcctggccataaggaatattctgtgaaaaattgacttagctagattaaactgatatcaagataaggtcagaaagcgataaaacgcatagtgataccggaccgacagacagacagacagaccgacagacagaccgacagacagacagaccgaccaactgaccgacatagtgaactatagagccGCGTCCACGTGACTAAAAAGCTCTAAGAACTATCCTGGGAAAAAAGTATATATCTTACGATTTAGCTTGCGGCAGCAAGGAGGGAAAGTCTCGTCCTTTTCTTTGGTCAGGGTGTCATAAAATCGTCTTTGCACAGGGATATGCTCCCTCCTTGCCGCAAGCGAAAATTAAACCTTAGATCCAAAGGTGGAAATCTTGAAGTGCCTAAATGTAAAACCGACAGATATAAACGGTCTGCTGTACCTGATATTGTTGAGCTGCTTAACTCTCAATAAAATGCactgttttttatgtttttaaataacttttttatgttttagtataattgttttatattttttggaGAGACCTctgttatttgtttttctttattgaCATTCTGCATGTTATATAGGATTCTtctaagtaaataaataaatacattttaatgttcGGGTGGCTTCCATGCATGCGGCTTTTGGCCTTAATGGAAGTCTCCCTGctccttttgtatatttttgctttgtatttttttttttcttttggatcaAATAAACTGACTTGTGACTTGTGACTTGTAATATCATTGTatataatgctaaaaataaattaaaatttaaatcttTAAGTTGGTCTGCAGCCCAAATGTTATACAGCTATGTTTACAGAAACACTAATAATAAGGAACAATAATGAAGATGCAAAGATTATAATTCTTGGTGATTTTAATGGTCATGTAGGAGACAAAATTAAGGGGGGAGATTTAGACATTAACTTTAATGGTCAAAGTCTAATTGACTTTTGTGATAACAGTGACCTAATTATGTTAAATGGTAGTGAGGTTTGTAGAGGTGTTTACACTAGAACACACAAAAATCAAGAAAGTATAGTAGATTATGCATTTGTTTCTGATAATGTTTATGAATCAACAGATACATTTCTAGTGGTCGATGATTATGGTTTAATTCATCTAGGGAGTGACCATAATATTCTACTAATGTCGGTTAAGAAATCACAGTACAATGAAACCAATCATCAAAATATTAAACCAGGTAAAAAACATTGGAATATTCCACAGGATTGgaaagaatttaaaattaaaataaaatgaggtATTTGATGGTTGGGATCCCATTGACTTGTGTGCAAATAAAGCTTGGGAACAATGGAAAGACAAAGTGTTAGGCGTAGCATAAGACATACTTGGACAAAAGAAATTGAAGGGTAATTGTAAATTTTGGTTTGACAAGGAAGTTGAAGTAGCTATTAAACAAAGACAATCAGCTTGTAAAACCCACCGTCattatgtaaaaatgaaaaataatcaaGAATTTATTACAGAATACTGTCAACTACTTTAGGATGAATATCAAAGTAAACGTAAAAATATTGTAAGTCTTTAATTAAACGAAAAATCCTGAAGAAAAGAGTAGATCGATGCTCACATATAATGGAAAAGGGTGGCCGTGAACTAAAATAATTGTGGGTTGAACTAAAAGGAAAACAGTCTTCTAAAAAAACTCGTTATTAATTCCTGgaacaaatattaaaacatctgACCCAATACTAATGAAAGAAGCACTTTAAACACATTTCACAAACATAGGTAATGTTAAGGAAAAGAATAACGATATAAATGTTAACCAGGTATATCCACAGATATGTATAGATCATATATaaagatttttatttatttttttacaaaagtgGAATCTGTACAGGAGTATGGTACGCGGAAGAAGAGTGACTTCCGTATTCCTCTGAAAAGAACAAATATAGGACAGAGAAGTATTGCCTATAGAGGGGCAAATATTTCGAACCGTTTACCTGAAAATATAAAGTGTTTAACTAAAATCGGaaaatttaaaaaggaaatacaacaactattaagagccattgtctgtaagaatcaaagaaatatatcaaaaagagtggcagactcaaaaaaatggatttctttcaaattttgcacatggctatatatgtgttgagagaaatcaaatatgaagtattttttatttcacacatatatttccatggcaacggcaaaatttgtgtttttgacaaattttgtccttttttaaggttttttaaaatggatattggtactactttgatgaacgatatttttgttttgttcatttaattataaaaaataattagtgtatgcataataacaatgcattgtgtacctgttacaaatttttttatttttttttatttcatactttgggagataccatttatttaaaaaggggtgtttttcac
The window above is part of the Antedon mediterranea chromosome 10, ecAntMedi1.1, whole genome shotgun sequence genome. Proteins encoded here:
- the LOC140061231 gene encoding uncharacterized protein, with protein sequence MQHLVKKKVGDTKLHYLIQYTKGDVQELMRSFLIMKDGFKEAMRLLEKRYGKPYIIATAYITRLVSGPIIRSDDGEGLQKLAINLTSCVNTLKELGCLAKLESLDNLKKLIDRLQHRLRVSWRDEIDNIIQKDNHDVNIQDISEVVTAKARATAIGGQEKNYSKDRKPTNSKKINYAVNSDSKQQQLKCILSSETHWLSRCEQFMKKSVESRLKFIQKKHICRNCHRTFC